The sequence TATCTCTATGGTGTCATTGAATCAGAACGGGCGATAAGTTTCGGCCCTATTGGTTTCGAAATAGGAGACAGGAGGAGAGGGTTGGTTGTAGCAATGCCAGACCCTTCGGCCAAGCTTCCCACAGCTCAGACTCTTGCAGCAGTCATTGGTCCGGTGCGGCAAGTGAATTTCGATTGTCTCAACAAGGAACGATTGGTCAGGACTTTGTTAGCCCATCAGGAAACCATGGAGACAATCATGAGAGACCAGTTCATCCTTCCCTGTAAATTCGGCACGGTATTAAGGGACCAGCAAGAGGCCAGGGAGCTCCTTTCCCAGAACGGAACACTCTTGGCTGAATGGCTTGACAGAATGCAAGACAGCTACGAGATGGGTGTCGTTGCAAGCTGGGATATCCATCCGATTTTGAAAGAAATTGCGGCTAGCGATTCTGAGGTCATGGAACTGAAGGCGCGTTTAGAATTGTTGTCTTTGGAGGAACAGGAAAGGGGGAAACTGCCTTTGGGGATGCTCCTATCGGCAAAATTGAAGGAACGAGCTCAGCGTTATGCCGAAGATATCGTTGCAGGATTAGAGGAAGTAAGTGAGTCCCACGCCACCCATGACTTGATAAATGACGAGATGGTTCTCAACGCCTCTTTCTTACTTTCTCGCGCTGGCGATGACGCCTTTTTCAGGGCCCTGGAGGGTTTGGACAATCGGTGGGCCGGAAAATTGAATCTTAAGTGTATCGGTCCCCTGCCTCCTTACAGTTTTGCCACAGTTACCATCAAACGGTTTGATCTGGAAAGGATCCATCGGGCCTATGACACGTTGGGACTAAAGCGTCATGCGGATGTGGATCAGGTGAAGCGCGCCTACAGAAACATGGCACGTCAATGTCATCCCGACACCCATCGTGGATTGGACAAGGGAGAATTTCTGGGCGTCCATCAGGCGTATGAACTCCTGGTTGAATATTATGAAGGAGGCTGCAAGCCGACGAAGGTGGCCTTGTCTAGAGTGGAAGAAGGAAATGTGGAAGAACACACGTCGAGTCAACCGGTCTTGGTATGAAGCACGAGGGAAAATACGTTTACGGAATTATCGCTGCTGAAGATGCTCCCAATTTTGGTCCTATTGGGATTGGCGGCCATGATGATGAGGTGACGACCATCGGGACCAGAGGGATTGCCGCGGTGGTCAGTAGGGCTTCAACGGATCACTTTGTTGTTTCCATGGAAAATCTGACCGCCCACATCAAGGTGGTTGAGAGAATCATGGAATCTTACACGGTGCTTCCTATGCGCTTTTGTACGGTGGCTGAGACGGCGGACGAGATTATTGCGTTTTTGGAAAAAAACTCTAGAGAGTTGAAAGGCAAGTTAAAAGATCTCGATGGTAAAGTAGAGATTGACATAAAAATAGTCTGGACGGACATGAAAAAGGTCTACGAGGAGATTGTCAAAGAAAATAGAAGAATTCGGGCACTGAAGACAAAGGAGACAACGGGAACCCGGCAAGACCTGATCCGCGCCGGCGAACTCGTTGCCACAGCTTTGGAAGAAAAGAAGGCAGTTGAAGGAGATAGATATCTAAGGCTTTTCAAGAAGGCCGCGGCCGACTGCAAAGAAGATGAGCCAGGCGCAGACGAAATGGTAGCCCACGCTGCATTCTTGATCGACAAGGGTTGGCTGAAGGAATTTAACAACACGGTTGAAGGGGTGGGGGAGGAGTTCAAGGAAAGAATTCAGATTCACTGTGTGGGCCCCCTGGCGCCCTTTAGTTTTGTGAACTTGCAGCTGCACTGGGTAGAGTAAATGCAGGAATTGAAAGAGGAGAACGTTGCTGTGATCGAACCAACCGGACTGTGGGTCTACTGTGTGATCCACAATAGGGGGATTCTAAACCTGGAGACTCAGGGTATTCATGGGACCAGCCCCGTTCATACGGTGGCCCATGGGGATTTTGCAATGGTTGTTTCCGCGGAACCGATGAAAAAATATCGCTTGGCCCGTGATTTTCTCATCGCGCATCAACTGGTCAATGAGAAGGTCATGCAGACCCAACCAGTGCTGCCGGTCAAGTTTTGCACGATGGCCAAAAATGCGGAGCAAATCGTCGAACAGGTCCTAAAGCAGAAAGAGAAGACGGAGGAATTCCGCAAGACATTTGCCGAAATTGACGGGAAGAATGAGTACGGTTTGCGAGCCCGATGGAAAAACATGGACCAGGTTTTTGCAGACTTGACCCAAGAAAATGAAAAAGTCAAAACGGCAAAAGAGAGGGCCCTGAGACTGTCGAACTCCGAACGCCATGTTGCTCTGATTGATATTGGCCATGTCGTGAAGGAGGCCCTTGAGGAGAAAAATGCCAGGACAGCCGAGTTGTTGATCCGTGAACTCGCCCCTCACGCTGTCCAGTACAAAAGGCAAAATGTCCTTGGAGACATGAACATTCTCAATACCGCTTTCCTGGTTGATGCGGAGAGGCAAGTCCGGTTTGATCTGGCCGTGAATACCTTGGTGGAGAGGTATGAGTCCCTGATGCAGTTCAAGTATGTAGGGCCCGCGCCGCCCTTTAATTTTGTTGAGATTGTCATTCACTGGGATGGGACCGGTAACACGACAGGTTAACCATGGCATTCTTATTCGATGATTTAGTTTTCTGGATTGGCAAAAGAGTCAAAGAAATAGCTGATGAGGAGTTGTATGGGGATTCGAAGAAGATTCACGAGCAACTGCTTTCCCTTCAGACCAGACTGGATATGGGAGAGATCCAAGAGGAAGAGTATAAGGTCAGAGAGATGGAGATCTTGGATCGATTGCAGGAGGCCCAAGAGCATGAAGAACAAAACGAGACATAGGAATGTCGAAGAGCAAATCAAGAAGGAGTTGAACACTTTGGAAAGGAGGTGTTTGTGTTGGGCATTCACGAAGTAAAGGTCAGGGTTGCAGAGTTTCTTCAAAATGAGTTAGGGCAAGAGCCCGAGGCTTTTAGATTTCTCAAACTGGCCAAGTCGGATGGTGGTTGGGAAGGAACAGTGGAGGTGACCGAGCTAAATGAGTATTTGAAGAAGCTCGGTTACCCTCCTATTTTCGACAAGAACCGCTATGCGGTTGCGTTGGATGAAAATCTGAATGTCATCCGGTACGGACGCGAAGAGGAGGAGGAATAAGTGCCGCTCATCCATTCTACAAGGGGAGATACTTTGGCCGATGTGGTGGAGCGGATTCTTGACAAGGGGTTGGTGATCAATGCCGATATCGCGATCTCTCTGGCCGGTACCGAGCTCCTGAGCATCAAGATCCGCGCCGCGTTGGCGTCCTTCGAGACGGCGGCAAAATGGGGGTTGGCATTTCCTTCGGAAGTGAGAATCGCTCAGCCAGTTCCGAAAGCGTAGGAATACATGATGATGTCTCTGCCAAGGCTTAGACACTTATGAAAGGAGATAATATGGCCAGCAACGAGAAAGAAAAGAAAGAGGAAATCGCAGATGATATTTTTGAGACCGTGGATAAAATCATTCCCGGCTTCGGCTCCTTCTTCAAGAAGGGAGAGAAAAGCGAGAAGTTCGGTGACCGCATGAGAAAAATCCGTGAGGAGATCAACAAGCGTTTTGGGGGGATGAGATAATTGTA comes from Candidatus Eisenbacteria bacterium and encodes:
- a CDS encoding gas vesicle protein GvpG encodes the protein MAFLFDDLVFWIGKRVKEIADEELYGDSKKIHEQLLSLQTRLDMGEIQEEEYKVREMEILDRLQEAQEHEEQNET
- a CDS encoding GvpL/GvpF family gas vesicle protein codes for the protein MIEPTGLWVYCVIHNRGILNLETQGIHGTSPVHTVAHGDFAMVVSAEPMKKYRLARDFLIAHQLVNEKVMQTQPVLPVKFCTMAKNAEQIVEQVLKQKEKTEEFRKTFAEIDGKNEYGLRARWKNMDQVFADLTQENEKVKTAKERALRLSNSERHVALIDIGHVVKEALEEKNARTAELLIRELAPHAVQYKRQNVLGDMNILNTAFLVDAERQVRFDLAVNTLVERYESLMQFKYVGPAPPFNFVEIVIHWDGTGNTTG
- a CDS encoding GvpL/GvpF family gas vesicle protein, producing the protein MSCYLYGVIESERAISFGPIGFEIGDRRRGLVVAMPDPSAKLPTAQTLAAVIGPVRQVNFDCLNKERLVRTLLAHQETMETIMRDQFILPCKFGTVLRDQQEARELLSQNGTLLAEWLDRMQDSYEMGVVASWDIHPILKEIAASDSEVMELKARLELLSLEEQERGKLPLGMLLSAKLKERAQRYAEDIVAGLEEVSESHATHDLINDEMVLNASFLLSRAGDDAFFRALEGLDNRWAGKLNLKCIGPLPPYSFATVTIKRFDLERIHRAYDTLGLKRHADVDQVKRAYRNMARQCHPDTHRGLDKGEFLGVHQAYELLVEYYEGGCKPTKVALSRVEEGNVEEHTSSQPVLV
- a CDS encoding GvpL/GvpF family gas vesicle protein, which encodes MKHEGKYVYGIIAAEDAPNFGPIGIGGHDDEVTTIGTRGIAAVVSRASTDHFVVSMENLTAHIKVVERIMESYTVLPMRFCTVAETADEIIAFLEKNSRELKGKLKDLDGKVEIDIKIVWTDMKKVYEEIVKENRRIRALKTKETTGTRQDLIRAGELVATALEEKKAVEGDRYLRLFKKAAADCKEDEPGADEMVAHAAFLIDKGWLKEFNNTVEGVGEEFKERIQIHCVGPLAPFSFVNLQLHWVE